The following coding sequences lie in one Leucobacter allii genomic window:
- a CDS encoding ATP-dependent helicase encodes MNAASAATVVFSAARIAEILAEPPKPPLLPTPEQTGVIEHPLGGSALVVAGAGSGKTETMANRVVWLVANGLAAPDAVLGLTFTRKAAGELGERISGRLAVFVARLEDAASRGLLAPREGARAAELAEHIGDGLDMPEVSTYNAFASGVLQEFGIAAGIAPGAAVIDEATAWRIAREVILASRDPELPTSTLSTAQLVRHVLGLDHAVSDHLSSLDRVDQVVAEFGRALALPYDEKERDRGSASGKVYAPVRDAVAALAETPLITRLARAYAEEKQRRGVIEFSDQLASATRALERSPEGVSVLRRRHRAVLLDEVQDTSVGQTRFLSMIFRGGSVMAVGDPHQSIYGWRGASAAGLRSFHADFRGGGRGTGSERGTGTSRDAGIERDAGTGRGGSGGSVGGRPGDASGDGPVPPATLTLSTSWRNPREVLDVANAIAAPLVAEAAIPVPELRPRPGAESGSVEWVYPETVHEERLAVAEWMRAARAAHLAEHGAPPSAAVVFRKRSPMAAFSAALSDAGVPNRIVGLGGLLTTPEVTDVVSALRCIWYADAGGDLIRLLAGPRFRIGVRDLAGLRDAARWFASRDVSLRPLDAADREADSVLQDPDRDVTLIDALDRIAELRTLDHGALAGIGEIGRERLREAGRVLQALRQRVGGPIGELITQVVHALRIDIELDANEARLQAGTAAAHANLDAFVELVEGYLAVDTRGTLPSLLEWIERAVEADETAEHVAAPEPGTVQLITAHGSKGLEWDLVAVPRLVAGEFPGTPRSGAGWLRTGELPDELRGDAAARPALDWRLADTQKELRDRISEYKEGLRRAHAEEERRLAYVAVTRAAERLFLSGSFWGGQTRPRPPSPYLVELQEAGLITGLPEASAHETDPSEHAELTLQWPLDPLGDRAPRVRRAAERLSAVLAQTEGSRGGAGAADRASAGIGAADRASAGIGAADRESAGIGAEDRAAVGIDPTVRLLLAERRAQQRAHADARRAGAAGADAGAVGSSGAGDSSDIGGPSRDGRATGASPATGATGATGASAATSAAGAAGGGGALPERITASTFHEFVEDPVAAERRRLRPIPQRPYRRTRVGNRFHEWVERRATTARGTALPLWGSADDAPRHEEFTEEAELQPLIDVFERSRWAGLRPIAVEQEVTLPFAGRTLVCKLDAVYRLPPAADDSGVSGAGTVSGAGAACGGETESGAGVASGAGVASTSGSAGATSGASAARSEAARYEIVDWKSGRSPRTDAERETRFFQLDLYRHAYAQWSGVPAERIDVCLFYVAEGVELRGGTPRGLPELEAIWLAAADRLGTSP; translated from the coding sequence GTGAACGCCGCGTCCGCCGCGACCGTCGTCTTCTCCGCCGCGCGCATCGCCGAGATCCTCGCGGAACCGCCGAAGCCGCCCCTCCTCCCGACGCCGGAGCAGACCGGCGTCATCGAGCATCCGCTCGGCGGCAGCGCACTCGTCGTCGCCGGTGCGGGCAGCGGCAAGACCGAGACCATGGCGAACCGCGTCGTCTGGCTCGTCGCCAACGGACTCGCGGCCCCCGACGCGGTGCTCGGGCTCACCTTCACCCGGAAGGCCGCGGGCGAACTGGGCGAGCGCATCTCCGGCCGGCTCGCCGTCTTCGTCGCGCGGCTCGAAGACGCCGCCTCGCGCGGCCTCCTCGCACCGCGTGAGGGAGCCCGGGCGGCGGAGCTCGCAGAACACATCGGGGACGGCCTCGACATGCCCGAGGTGAGCACCTACAACGCCTTCGCCTCGGGCGTCCTCCAGGAGTTCGGGATCGCCGCGGGAATCGCGCCGGGCGCGGCGGTCATCGACGAGGCGACGGCGTGGCGGATCGCACGCGAGGTGATCCTCGCGAGCCGAGACCCGGAACTCCCGACGAGCACGCTCTCGACCGCTCAGCTCGTCCGCCACGTGCTCGGCCTCGATCACGCGGTCTCGGACCACCTGAGCTCGCTCGACCGCGTGGATCAGGTGGTCGCCGAGTTCGGCCGTGCGCTTGCTCTGCCCTACGACGAGAAGGAGCGGGACCGCGGCAGCGCCAGCGGCAAGGTCTACGCTCCGGTGCGCGACGCGGTCGCCGCGCTCGCCGAGACGCCGCTCATCACCCGGCTCGCCCGCGCCTACGCGGAGGAGAAGCAGCGACGCGGGGTCATCGAGTTCTCGGATCAGCTCGCCTCAGCCACCCGCGCGCTCGAACGCTCGCCCGAGGGGGTCTCGGTGCTGCGCCGGCGCCACCGGGCGGTGCTGCTCGATGAGGTCCAGGACACCTCGGTCGGGCAGACCCGATTCCTCTCGATGATCTTCCGCGGCGGGTCGGTGATGGCCGTCGGCGACCCGCACCAGTCGATCTACGGCTGGCGCGGGGCCTCCGCTGCAGGCTTGCGCTCCTTTCACGCCGACTTTCGCGGCGGTGGTCGAGGCACCGGCAGCGAGCGGGGCACCGGCACCAGTCGGGACGCCGGCATCGAGCGGGACGCCGGCACCGGCCGAGGCGGTTCCGGAGGAAGCGTCGGCGGTCGGCCGGGCGACGCATCGGGCGACGGTCCCGTTCCGCCGGCCACGCTGACGCTCTCGACGAGCTGGCGGAACCCCCGTGAGGTGCTGGACGTCGCCAACGCGATCGCCGCGCCCCTCGTCGCGGAGGCCGCGATCCCGGTCCCCGAACTGCGGCCGCGGCCGGGCGCGGAGAGCGGGAGCGTCGAGTGGGTCTACCCGGAGACCGTGCACGAGGAGCGGCTCGCCGTCGCCGAGTGGATGCGGGCGGCGCGCGCGGCGCACCTCGCCGAGCACGGTGCACCGCCGAGCGCGGCCGTGGTCTTCCGCAAGCGCAGCCCGATGGCCGCCTTCTCCGCCGCGCTCTCCGATGCGGGGGTGCCCAATCGCATCGTCGGACTCGGCGGCCTGCTCACGACGCCGGAGGTCACCGACGTCGTGAGCGCGCTGCGCTGCATCTGGTACGCGGATGCCGGCGGCGACCTCATCCGTCTGCTCGCGGGCCCGCGCTTCCGGATCGGGGTGAGGGATCTCGCCGGGCTGCGCGACGCCGCCCGCTGGTTCGCCTCCCGCGACGTGTCGCTGCGACCGCTCGATGCGGCCGACCGCGAGGCGGACAGCGTGCTGCAGGATCCGGACCGCGACGTCACGCTCATCGACGCGCTCGACCGGATCGCCGAACTGCGCACGCTCGACCACGGCGCGCTCGCGGGCATCGGCGAGATCGGACGCGAGCGGCTTCGCGAGGCCGGACGCGTCCTGCAAGCGCTCAGACAGCGCGTCGGAGGACCGATCGGGGAGCTCATCACGCAGGTGGTGCACGCGCTCCGGATCGACATCGAACTCGACGCCAACGAGGCCCGGCTGCAGGCCGGCACGGCCGCCGCGCACGCCAACCTCGACGCCTTCGTCGAGCTCGTCGAGGGCTACCTCGCCGTGGACACCCGGGGCACGCTGCCCTCGCTGCTCGAATGGATCGAGCGCGCCGTCGAGGCGGACGAGACGGCGGAGCACGTCGCCGCTCCCGAGCCCGGAACGGTGCAGCTCATCACGGCGCACGGCTCCAAGGGGCTCGAATGGGATCTCGTCGCGGTGCCGAGGCTCGTCGCGGGGGAGTTCCCCGGAACCCCGCGCTCCGGAGCCGGCTGGCTGCGCACCGGCGAACTGCCGGACGAGCTGCGGGGCGACGCGGCGGCGCGGCCCGCGCTCGACTGGCGGCTCGCGGACACGCAGAAGGAACTGCGGGATCGCATCTCCGAGTACAAGGAGGGCCTGCGTCGCGCCCACGCCGAGGAGGAGCGGCGGCTCGCCTACGTCGCCGTGACGCGTGCGGCGGAGCGGCTCTTTCTCAGCGGGTCGTTCTGGGGCGGGCAGACCAGACCGCGCCCGCCGTCACCGTATCTCGTCGAGCTCCAGGAGGCCGGGCTGATCACCGGACTCCCCGAGGCGAGCGCTCACGAGACCGATCCGAGCGAGCACGCCGAGCTCACACTGCAGTGGCCGCTGGATCCGCTCGGCGACCGCGCTCCGCGGGTGCGTCGCGCGGCGGAGCGGCTGTCCGCGGTCCTGGCGCAGACGGAGGGGTCGCGCGGCGGCGCCGGCGCTGCGGACCGCGCCTCCGCAGGGATCGGCGCTGCGGACCGCGCCTCCGCAGGCATCGGCGCTGCGGACCGCGAGTCTGCAGGCATCGGCGCTGAGGATCGCGCCGCCGTCGGCATCGATCCGACCGTCCGCCTGCTGCTTGCGGAGCGTCGCGCGCAGCAGCGGGCGCACGCGGACGCCCGACGGGCGGGCGCGGCGGGTGCCGATGCCGGTGCCGTGGGCTCCTCGGGCGCCGGGGACTCCTCCGACATCGGGGGTCCCTCCCGAGACGGACGCGCGACCGGGGCGTCGCCTGCGACCGGTGCGACCGGTGCGACCGGGGCGTCGGCTGCGACCAGTGCGGCCGGTGCGGCCGGTGGCGGCGGAGCGCTGCCCGAACGGATTACGGCGTCCACGTTCCACGAGTTCGTCGAGGACCCCGTGGCCGCAGAGCGACGCCGGCTTCGTCCGATTCCGCAGCGCCCGTACCGTCGCACGCGGGTCGGCAACCGCTTCCACGAGTGGGTGGAGCGGCGCGCCACGACGGCGCGGGGGACCGCGCTGCCGCTCTGGGGGAGCGCCGACGACGCGCCGCGTCACGAGGAGTTCACGGAGGAGGCCGAGCTGCAGCCGCTCATCGACGTCTTCGAGCGATCTCGGTGGGCCGGGCTGCGGCCGATCGCCGTGGAGCAGGAGGTGACGCTGCCCTTCGCGGGACGCACGCTCGTCTGCAAGCTCGACGCCGTCTACCGCTTGCCTCCCGCGGCCGACGACTCGGGCGTGTCCGGCGCCGGCACCGTGTCCGGCGCTGGCGCCGCGTGCGGCGGTGAGACCGAGTCCGGCGCTGGCGTCGCGTCCGGCGCTGGCGTCGCGTCCACCTCAGGCTCGGCTGGCGCGACGAGCGGAGCGTCGGCCGCGCGGAGCGAGGCCGCGCGCTATGAGATCGTGGACTGGAAGTCCGGCCGATCGCCTCGCACCGATGCGGAGCGCGAGACCCGGTTCTTCCAGCTGGATCTCTACCGCCACGCCTACGCGCAGTGGTCGGGCGTGCCGGCCGAGCGCATCGACGTGTGCCTGTTCTACGTCGCCGAGGGCGTCGAGCTCCGCGGGGGCACCCCGCGAGGGCTCCCCGAGCTCGAGGCGATCTGGCTCGCGGCGGCCGACCGGCTCGGGACGTCGCCGTAG